The following are encoded together in the Marmota flaviventris isolate mMarFla1 chromosome 18, mMarFla1.hap1, whole genome shotgun sequence genome:
- the Brd7 gene encoding bromodomain-containing protein 7 isoform X2 gives MGKKHKKHKSDKHLYEEYVEKPLKLVLKVGGNEVTELSTGSSGHDSSLFEDKNDHDKHKDRKRKKRKKGEKQVPGEEKGRKRRRVKEDKKKRDRDRVENEAEKDLQGHTPVRLDLPPEKPLTSSLAKQEEVEQTPLQEALNQLMRQLQRKDPSAFFSFPVTDFIAPGYSMIIKHPMDFSTMKEKIKNNDYQSIEELKDNFKLMCTNAMIYNKPETIYYKAAKKLLHSGMKILSQERIQSLKQSIDFMADLQKTRKQKDRTEASQSGEDSGCWLREREDSGDAETQAFKSPNKDNKKKDKDVLEDKWRSSNSEREQEQIDRAVQESGGKLTRRPANSQCEFERRKPDGTTTLGLIHPVDPIVGEPGYCPVRLGMTTGRLQSGVNTLQGFKEDKRNKVTPVLYLNYGPYSSYAPHYDSTFANISKDDSDLIYSTYGEDSDLPSDFSIHEFLATCQDYPYVMADSLLDVLTKGGHSRTLQELETSLPEDEVQARTLDTAKEMEITEVEPAGRLDSGTHDRLTALKAVTNFGAPIEVFDSEEAEVFQRKLDDTTRLLRELQEAQNERLSTRPPPNMICLLGPSYREMHLAEQVTNNLKELAQQVTPGDIVSMYGVRKAMGISIPSPIIENNFVDLTEDFEEPKKTDVAECGPEATGI, from the exons ATGGGCAAGAAGCACAAGAAGCACAAGTCGGATAAACACCTCTACGAGG AGTATGTAGAGAAGCCTTTGAAGCTGGTCCTAAAAGTGGGAGGGAACGAAGTCACCGAGCTCTCCACCGGCAGCTCGGGGCACGACTCCAGCCTCTTCGAAGACAAAAACGACCATGACAAACATAAGGACAGAAAgcggaaaaagaggaagaaaggagaaaagcaggttcctggggaagaaaaggggagaaaacgGAGAAGAGTTAAG GAGGATAAAAAGAAGCGAGATCGAGACCGTGTGGAGAACGAAGCAGAGAAAGACCTCCAGGGTCATACCCCTGTAAGATTAGACTTGCCCCCTGAGAAGCCTCTCACAAGCTCTTTAGCCAAACAAGAAG AAGTAGAACAGACACCCCTTCAAGAAGCTTTGAATCAACTGATGAGACAATTACAAAG AAAAGACCCAAgtgctttcttttcatttcctgtgACTGATTTTATTGCTCCTGGTTATTCCATGATCATTAAACACCCGATGGATTTTAGTACCATGAAAGAAAAGATCAAGAACAATGACTACCAGTCCATAGAAGAACTAAAG GATAACTTCAAACTAATGTGTACTAATGCCATGATTTATAACAAGCCAGAGACCATTTACTATAAAGCTGCAAAGAAGCTTTTACACTCAGGAATGAAAATTCTTAGCCAG gaaagaaTCCAGAGCCTGAAGCAGAGCATAGACTTCATGGCAGACTTGCAGAAAACTCGAAAGCAGAAAGATAGAACAGAGGCCTCTCAGAGTGGGGAAGACAGCGGCTGCTGGTTACGAGAGCGGGAAGACTCTGGAGATGCTGAAACACAAGCCTTTAAAAGCCCCAATAAGgacaataaaaa GAAAGACAAAGATGTGCTTGAAGATAAGTGGAGAAGCAGCAACTCAGAAAGGGAACAGGAGCAGATTGACCGGGCCGTCCAGGAGTCTGGTGGGAAGCTGACCCGGCGGCCAGCCAACAGTCAG TGcgaatttgaaagaagaaaaccagATGGAACAACAACATTGGGACTTATCCATCCTGTGGATCCCATTGTAGGAG AACCAGGCTACTGCCCTGTAAGACTGGGAATGACAACTGGAAGACTTCAGTCTGGAGTGAATACCTTGCAGGGGTTCAAAGAGGATAAAAGGAACAAAGTAACCCCAG TGTTATACTTGAATTATGGACCCTACAGTTCTTATGCCCCACATTATGACTCCACATTTGCAAATATCAGCAAGGATGATTCTGATTTAATCTACTCAACCTATGGAGAAGACTCTGACCTTCCAAGTGATTTCAG CATCCATGAGTTTTTGGCCACATGCCAAGATTATCCATATGTTATGGCAGATAGTTTACTGGATGTTTTAACAAAAGGAGGGCATTCCAGGACCCTACAGGAGTTGGAGACG TCATTGCCTGAAGATGAAGTCCAGGCTAGGACACTTGacacagcaaaagaaatggag ATTACAGAAGTAGAGCCAGCAGGGCGATTGGACTCTGGCACTCACGACAGGCTCACAGCACTCAAAGCAGTAACAAACTTTGGCGCTCCAATTGAAGTCTTTGACTCTGAAG AGGCTGAAGTGTTCCAGAGGAAACTCGATGATACCACGAGATTGCTCAGGGAGCTTCAGGAAGCTCAGAATGAGCGGCTGAGCACCAGACCCCCTCCCAATATGATTTGTCTTTTGGGTCCATCATACAGAGAAATGCACCTCG ctgAACAGGTGACCAATAATCTTAAAGAACTTGCCCAGCAAGTAACTCCAGGTGACATTGTAAGCATGTATGGAGTTCGAAAAGCAATGGGGATTTCCATTCCTTCCCCCATCATAGAGAACAACTTCGTAGATTTAACAGAAG ATTTTGAAGAACCTAAGAAGACTGATGTTGCTGAGTGTGGACCTGAAGCCACTGGTATttga
- the Brd7 gene encoding bromodomain-containing protein 7 isoform X1: protein MGKKHKKHKSDKHLYEEYVEKPLKLVLKVGGNEVTELSTGSSGHDSSLFEDKNDHDKHKDRKRKKRKKGEKQVPGEEKGRKRRRVKEDKKKRDRDRVENEAEKDLQGHTPVRLDLPPEKPLTSSLAKQEEVEQTPLQEALNQLMRQLQRKDPSAFFSFPVTDFIAPGYSMIIKHPMDFSTMKEKIKNNDYQSIEELKDNFKLMCTNAMIYNKPETIYYKAAKKLLHSGMKILSQERIQSLKQSIDFMADLQKTRKQKDRTEASQSGEDSGCWLREREDSGDAETQAFKSPNKDNKKKDKDVLEDKWRSSNSEREQEQIDRAVQESGGKLTRRPANSQCEFERRKPDGTTTLGLIHPVDPIVGEPGYCPVRLGMTTGRLQSGVNTLQGFKEDKRNKVTPVLYLNYGPYSSYAPHYDSTFANISKDDSDLIYSTYGEDSDLPSDFSIHEFLATCQDYPYVMADSLLDVLTKGGHSRTLQELETSLPEDEVQARTLDTAKEMEQITEVEPAGRLDSGTHDRLTALKAVTNFGAPIEVFDSEEAEVFQRKLDDTTRLLRELQEAQNERLSTRPPPNMICLLGPSYREMHLAEQVTNNLKELAQQVTPGDIVSMYGVRKAMGISIPSPIIENNFVDLTEDFEEPKKTDVAECGPEATGI from the exons ATGGGCAAGAAGCACAAGAAGCACAAGTCGGATAAACACCTCTACGAGG AGTATGTAGAGAAGCCTTTGAAGCTGGTCCTAAAAGTGGGAGGGAACGAAGTCACCGAGCTCTCCACCGGCAGCTCGGGGCACGACTCCAGCCTCTTCGAAGACAAAAACGACCATGACAAACATAAGGACAGAAAgcggaaaaagaggaagaaaggagaaaagcaggttcctggggaagaaaaggggagaaaacgGAGAAGAGTTAAG GAGGATAAAAAGAAGCGAGATCGAGACCGTGTGGAGAACGAAGCAGAGAAAGACCTCCAGGGTCATACCCCTGTAAGATTAGACTTGCCCCCTGAGAAGCCTCTCACAAGCTCTTTAGCCAAACAAGAAG AAGTAGAACAGACACCCCTTCAAGAAGCTTTGAATCAACTGATGAGACAATTACAAAG AAAAGACCCAAgtgctttcttttcatttcctgtgACTGATTTTATTGCTCCTGGTTATTCCATGATCATTAAACACCCGATGGATTTTAGTACCATGAAAGAAAAGATCAAGAACAATGACTACCAGTCCATAGAAGAACTAAAG GATAACTTCAAACTAATGTGTACTAATGCCATGATTTATAACAAGCCAGAGACCATTTACTATAAAGCTGCAAAGAAGCTTTTACACTCAGGAATGAAAATTCTTAGCCAG gaaagaaTCCAGAGCCTGAAGCAGAGCATAGACTTCATGGCAGACTTGCAGAAAACTCGAAAGCAGAAAGATAGAACAGAGGCCTCTCAGAGTGGGGAAGACAGCGGCTGCTGGTTACGAGAGCGGGAAGACTCTGGAGATGCTGAAACACAAGCCTTTAAAAGCCCCAATAAGgacaataaaaa GAAAGACAAAGATGTGCTTGAAGATAAGTGGAGAAGCAGCAACTCAGAAAGGGAACAGGAGCAGATTGACCGGGCCGTCCAGGAGTCTGGTGGGAAGCTGACCCGGCGGCCAGCCAACAGTCAG TGcgaatttgaaagaagaaaaccagATGGAACAACAACATTGGGACTTATCCATCCTGTGGATCCCATTGTAGGAG AACCAGGCTACTGCCCTGTAAGACTGGGAATGACAACTGGAAGACTTCAGTCTGGAGTGAATACCTTGCAGGGGTTCAAAGAGGATAAAAGGAACAAAGTAACCCCAG TGTTATACTTGAATTATGGACCCTACAGTTCTTATGCCCCACATTATGACTCCACATTTGCAAATATCAGCAAGGATGATTCTGATTTAATCTACTCAACCTATGGAGAAGACTCTGACCTTCCAAGTGATTTCAG CATCCATGAGTTTTTGGCCACATGCCAAGATTATCCATATGTTATGGCAGATAGTTTACTGGATGTTTTAACAAAAGGAGGGCATTCCAGGACCCTACAGGAGTTGGAGACG TCATTGCCTGAAGATGAAGTCCAGGCTAGGACACTTGacacagcaaaagaaatggag cagATTACAGAAGTAGAGCCAGCAGGGCGATTGGACTCTGGCACTCACGACAGGCTCACAGCACTCAAAGCAGTAACAAACTTTGGCGCTCCAATTGAAGTCTTTGACTCTGAAG AGGCTGAAGTGTTCCAGAGGAAACTCGATGATACCACGAGATTGCTCAGGGAGCTTCAGGAAGCTCAGAATGAGCGGCTGAGCACCAGACCCCCTCCCAATATGATTTGTCTTTTGGGTCCATCATACAGAGAAATGCACCTCG ctgAACAGGTGACCAATAATCTTAAAGAACTTGCCCAGCAAGTAACTCCAGGTGACATTGTAAGCATGTATGGAGTTCGAAAAGCAATGGGGATTTCCATTCCTTCCCCCATCATAGAGAACAACTTCGTAGATTTAACAGAAG ATTTTGAAGAACCTAAGAAGACTGATGTTGCTGAGTGTGGACCTGAAGCCACTGGTATttga